One window of Mucilaginibacter inviolabilis genomic DNA carries:
- a CDS encoding DDE-type integrase/transposase/recombinase: protein MKKVICEKPGLILCADTFYLMIDDVSLYFNIPKKLTDRIIDTVMACDLLRIPNLFWLRFTDFPQEITDHPNFPTKNELHALYKLKGGTAGFQENVMNMVKEQIIIEANLSNRYSLLFFRKIQKINDFPVLKACRTYAVFSHFKEFKVLSMVNMFLLYNMVADEEFLFRTNSLRVFSNKYRLFLNIGIEAFIHKNVSNANAKKVSKKDLDIIMREFQKGDKFSFSKLLRDLNTRRIASGEEQRISKSTVRRYILNSPEFGIADLTREGSDGIKNMMTHALREQPGFAGDQYQIDGTRLNFLYKDDDGKKIGVLYMVVAIDVYSKKVVGYSLSPSETFGNYIEAIRVSVKNHKILPAEILTDNFQSGQNKMFTRFVGDLQSLGIRFKKHRPYNPQAKGSIESWFFLFNEMYLKEFPGYLGDGIRSRRKNGKPNSDLLASARKKKNIRTKEELIQVFTEAVINYNSTYEFKNSTPNLLFGNSLPKHVVHLNDVTLPIVMMESTPRTILKNSVAINKNGVTYEYIIYDSDFLTKYRKKDIIVRYNVIDNSEVLIYDDSGLNLLLRVGLHSRLVNAEVNQSEDDRIDIFKYTQRNKLLLRELTSKVEDYKNSFNNIPINAVDHKIDTKENIHLAEEKYLLEADNNKTSVKGKIGKRDISRIKKLSLKKIDVTNTEEKIVVSFKDMFKVKGSIKRLD from the coding sequence ATGAAAAAAGTTATTTGTGAAAAACCGGGATTAATACTATGCGCGGACACTTTCTATCTAATGATTGATGATGTGTCCTTGTACTTTAATATTCCCAAAAAACTGACCGATAGAATCATTGATACTGTAATGGCGTGCGACCTTTTAAGAATACCAAATTTATTCTGGTTGAGATTTACCGATTTTCCTCAGGAAATAACGGATCATCCAAATTTTCCTACCAAAAATGAACTACATGCATTATACAAACTTAAGGGGGGAACGGCAGGATTTCAAGAGAATGTAATGAATATGGTAAAGGAGCAAATAATTATTGAAGCAAATCTTTCAAATAGGTATTCTCTTTTGTTTTTTAGGAAAATACAAAAAATAAATGACTTCCCTGTTCTTAAAGCGTGCAGGACATATGCCGTATTTTCTCATTTTAAGGAATTTAAAGTGCTTAGTATGGTTAATATGTTTTTATTGTATAACATGGTAGCCGATGAAGAATTTTTATTTCGGACAAATTCCCTTCGTGTATTTTCTAATAAATACAGATTGTTTCTAAATATAGGAATAGAAGCATTCATCCATAAAAATGTTAGTAATGCTAATGCGAAAAAGGTATCCAAAAAAGATTTGGATATCATTATGAGGGAGTTTCAAAAAGGAGATAAATTTAGCTTTAGTAAGTTATTGCGAGACTTAAATACACGCAGAATTGCCAGTGGAGAGGAACAAAGGATATCAAAATCAACTGTTAGAAGATATATTTTGAACAGCCCGGAATTTGGTATAGCCGATTTGACTAGAGAGGGCTCTGATGGAATTAAAAATATGATGACCCATGCACTCAGGGAGCAACCGGGATTTGCCGGTGATCAATATCAAATTGATGGTACCCGTCTAAATTTTCTGTATAAGGATGATGATGGTAAAAAAATTGGGGTGCTTTACATGGTGGTTGCCATTGATGTTTACTCAAAAAAAGTAGTTGGATATTCTTTGTCTCCATCGGAAACCTTTGGTAATTATATTGAAGCTATTAGAGTAAGTGTCAAAAATCATAAAATACTACCTGCAGAAATTTTAACTGACAATTTTCAATCGGGGCAAAATAAGATGTTTACAAGGTTTGTAGGTGATTTACAAAGTTTAGGCATCCGTTTTAAAAAACACAGACCTTATAACCCGCAAGCAAAGGGAAGTATTGAGAGCTGGTTCTTTTTATTTAATGAAATGTACTTAAAAGAATTCCCTGGGTATTTAGGTGATGGAATAAGAAGTAGAAGAAAAAACGGAAAACCAAACAGTGATTTATTAGCCAGTGCACGTAAGAAAAAAAATATCCGTACAAAAGAAGAATTGATTCAGGTTTTTACTGAAGCGGTTATTAATTATAATTCAACTTACGAGTTTAAAAACTCAACCCCCAATTTATTATTTGGTAACAGCCTACCGAAACATGTCGTACATCTTAATGATGTTACCCTTCCAATAGTGATGATGGAGTCTACACCACGAACAATATTGAAAAATAGTGTCGCTATAAATAAAAATGGGGTAACGTATGAATATATAATCTACGATTCAGACTTTCTAACTAAATATAGGAAGAAGGATATTATAGTAAGATATAATGTTATTGATAATAGCGAGGTATTGATTTATGATGATTCAGGTCTAAACTTACTATTAAGAGTTGGCTTACATTCAAGATTAGTTAATGCAGAAGTTAATCAGAGTGAAGATGATAGAATAGATATTTTCAAGTACACTCAAAGAAACAAACTGTTATTAAGAGAGCTTACTTCGAAAGTTGAAGATTATAAGAACTCGTTTAATAATATCCCAATCAATGCTGTTGATCATAAAATTGATACTAAAGAGAATATTCATTTAGCAGAGGAGAAATATTTGTTGGAGGCAGATAACAATAAAACTTCTGTAAAAGGCAAAATTGGAAAAAGGGATATCTCCCGGATCAAAAAACTGTCTTTAAAGAAAATAGATGTAACTAATACCGAAGAAAAAATTGTAGTCTCTTTTAAAGACATGTTTAAGGTGAAAGGATCAATTAAACGTTTGGACTAA
- a CDS encoding helix-turn-helix domain-containing protein: MKDQESLEEKFGDRLKRLRLKKGLTQMQLGELLRVSNVQITRYEKGIAKPSMEVIKTLSKALDVRYEDLAGNVFMSSFNLNEIDEIVERLKQLPEQDIKPLVEVMSNYVKHREVRLITSD; the protein is encoded by the coding sequence ATGAAAGATCAGGAAAGTCTAGAAGAGAAATTTGGAGATCGACTAAAAAGACTGCGTTTAAAAAAGGGACTGACTCAAATGCAATTGGGTGAATTATTAAGGGTATCAAATGTGCAAATAACAAGATATGAGAAGGGTATTGCTAAACCATCAATGGAAGTAATTAAAACGCTAAGCAAAGCCTTAGATGTGCGTTATGAGGATTTGGCAGGAAATGTATTTATGAGTTCATTTAATCTCAATGAGATTGATGAAATAGTGGAACGTCTAAAACAGCTTCCCGAACAAGACATTAAGCCCCTGGTCGAAGTCATGAGCAATTATGTCAAACATAGAGAAGTGAGGTTGATAACATCAGATTAA
- a CDS encoding HigA family addiction module antitoxin, with translation MINQVLDHAGKEIAIEAFHPGEFLLEEIKERALIKKDVAVALGIRPHHLSAIFAGKRNISAKTALKIEQLLNISAAYWRGMQMEYNRR, from the coding sequence ATGATTAATCAAGTATTAGATCATGCGGGAAAAGAAATCGCAATAGAAGCGTTTCACCCAGGTGAATTTTTATTGGAGGAAATCAAAGAACGTGCCCTTATAAAAAAGGATGTAGCAGTGGCATTAGGGATACGCCCACATCACTTAAGCGCAATCTTTGCTGGTAAACGAAATATATCCGCTAAAACAGCTTTAAAGATTGAACAGCTTTTGAATATAAGCGCCGCTTACTGGCGAGGAATGCAAATGGAATATAATCGCAGATAA
- a CDS encoding epoxide hydrolase family protein: MNLQSFKIHITEQQLNDLQTRLDNIIWPDEQDNADWRYGVNINYLKELVDYWRTDYSWRLAEKNINSYQQYKIELQGVPVHFLHIKSGGKNPIPLILTHGWPWTFWDMHKIIEPLVRPETFGASSEDNFDLVIPSIPGYGFSFPSVGGQNFWTTADLWQELMTTVLGYEKYAASGGDWGALITSQLGHKYADSLYGIHLMHTMELNQFNIEKPWDVTAGHKTADNMPPEIRQQSLDRMKIFVSHYAVHILDPQTLAYGLQDSPVGLLAWLLERWVAWGDRNNAPHTSPFSKADMITNAMLYWATGTVGSSLRYYADAVKYPWQASHQRSPIIEAPTAITFLGGENPIGVTTKQRVNAFKQGPKAKLYNLAYLNAHDKGGHYGYYENPEAVIHDIREMFRRFR, encoded by the coding sequence ATGAACTTACAATCTTTTAAAATTCATATTACTGAACAACAGTTGAATGATTTGCAAACCCGTCTTGATAATATCATTTGGCCAGACGAGCAGGATAATGCGGATTGGAGGTATGGGGTAAACATCAATTACCTCAAAGAATTGGTAGATTATTGGAGAACCGACTATAGTTGGCGACTGGCAGAAAAAAACATTAATTCATACCAACAATATAAAATCGAACTCCAAGGGGTACCTGTACATTTTCTTCACATAAAAAGCGGCGGAAAAAATCCTATACCATTAATCCTAACACATGGCTGGCCTTGGACTTTTTGGGATATGCACAAAATAATTGAACCCTTGGTGCGACCTGAAACGTTTGGCGCTTCGTCGGAAGATAACTTTGACTTAGTTATCCCTTCCATTCCCGGTTATGGTTTTTCTTTCCCCTCAGTAGGTGGTCAAAATTTCTGGACAACGGCTGATTTATGGCAGGAGTTGATGACAACTGTACTCGGCTATGAAAAATATGCTGCAAGCGGAGGCGACTGGGGTGCTTTGATCACCTCTCAATTAGGTCATAAATATGCAGACAGTCTCTATGGAATCCATCTGATGCACACGATGGAACTTAACCAGTTTAACATAGAAAAGCCATGGGATGTAACTGCTGGACATAAAACCGCCGACAACATGCCCCCTGAAATTCGCCAGCAAAGTCTGGATCGGATGAAAATATTTGTAAGCCACTATGCCGTGCATATACTTGACCCTCAAACACTGGCCTATGGCCTTCAGGATTCCCCAGTAGGTTTGTTAGCCTGGCTGCTTGAACGATGGGTTGCTTGGGGAGATCGGAATAATGCTCCGCACACCTCTCCATTTTCAAAAGCAGATATGATTACCAACGCTATGCTTTATTGGGCAACAGGGACAGTTGGTTCTTCACTTCGTTACTATGCCGACGCCGTAAAATATCCGTGGCAGGCTTCTCACCAGCGTTCTCCAATCATCGAGGCCCCCACAGCCATCACCTTTCTTGGCGGAGAGAACCCCATCGGTGTAACCACGAAGCAGCGTGTTAATGCTTTTAAGCAGGGGCCGAAAGCCAAGCTATATAATCTTGCATATCTAAATGCACATGATAAGGGTGGGCATTATGGTTATTATGAAAACCCCGAGGCTGTTATCCACGATATCCGAGAGATGTTCCGCCGCTTTAGGTAA